One genomic region from Populus nigra chromosome 8, ddPopNigr1.1, whole genome shotgun sequence encodes:
- the LOC133701288 gene encoding protein NRT1/ PTR FAMILY 5.4, whose product MDIVVAPIMTRKGQEETKVVSALRKPTKGGWNSAIFIIFVEVSLRFAYYGLAGNLITYLTNDLHQSTSTAIKNVNTWVGVSAIFPIFGAIVADSLLGRFKTILLASAIYFLGMILLTLSVSIIPMRYREAVFFIALYILAVGEGGHKPCVQTFAADQFDEEKPEEKAAKSSFFNWWYLGIVAGGSSAVLLVIYIQDNVGWTAGFGMLTGALGVALFIFLAGIKRYRKQVPVKSPFTMVAQVFVAAMRKRRVIETHQGLGICYEAVGTDVEGQPGNSRTLAATNQYRFLDKAMIIDNLDASSKPRNPWRLCSLNQVEEVKLVLRLLPIWLCCFMFTAVLVQTHTLFIKQGSTMIRSIGPNFQVPPASFQSLVGLTILFTIPIYDRIFVPAARKLTGHRSGITMLQRIGIGLFLSIVEMVVAAQVEAKRVGIAREHGLMDTPKATIPMSVWWILPQYMISGISDVFTVVGLQELFYDQMPESMRSLGAAAHISVIGVGSFINTAIITAVQAITARSIGILLGDNLNRAHVDYFYWVMAALSALNFCVYLWIASGFVYKKVEGEEEPR is encoded by the exons ATGGATATCGTTGTTGCTCCAATCATGACTCGGAAAGGCCAGGAAGAGACCAAGGTCGTCTCTGCCCTACGAAAACCCACCAAAGGTGGCTGGAATTCTGCCATCTTCATTATCT TTGTTGAGGTGAGTCTGAGGTTTGCCTACTATGGTTTGGCTGGTAACCTCATAACATACCTCACAAATGATCTTCATCAGTCCACTTCCACAGCCATCAAGAATGTCAACACATGGGTTGGTGTATCAGCAATCTTCCCCATCTTCGGAGCAATTGTAGCTGACTCTTTACTTGGCCGCTTCAAGACCATCCTTCTTGCCTCGGCCATTTACTTCCTC GGGATGATTCTGTTGACCTTATCGGTCTCGATAATTCCTATGCGTTACCGTGAGGCTGTGTTCTTTATTGCTCTCTACATACTAGCTGTTGGTGAAGGTGGGCACAAGCCATGTGTGCAGACCTTTGCAGCGGATCAGTTTGATGAGGAGAAGCCAGAGGAGAAGGCGGCCAAGAGTTCATTCTTCAATTGGTGGTACTTAGGAATAGTGGCTGGCGGATCTTCTGCTGTCCTGTTGGTCATTTACATTCAG GACAATGTGGGATGGACAGCAGGATTTGGAATGCTGACAGGAGCATTAGGGGTGGCATTGTTTATATTCTTAGCGGGAATTAAGAGATACAGGAAACAAGTTCCAGTGAAAAGCCCTTTCACCATGGTGGCACAAGTATTTGTGGCAGCCATGCGGAAGCGGCGCGTGATCGAGACTCACCAAGGCTTGGGCATTTGTTATGAGGCAGTAGGGACTGACGTGGAAGGTCAACCCGGCAACAGTCGAACTTTGGCTGCCACAAATCAATACAG GTTCTTGGACAAGGCCATGATCATTGACAATTTGGATGCCTCAAGCAAGCCAAGAAACCCTTGGCGTTTATGCTCACTCAACCAGGTGGAAGAAGTGAAGCTTGTGCTGCGCCTCCTCCCCATTTGGTTATGTTGCTTCATGTTCACTGCAGTATTAGTTCAAACACACACTCTTTTCATCAAGCAAGGCAGCACAATGATCAGATCAATAGGACCAAACTTCCAAGTTCCACCAGCATCATTCCAAAGCCTCGTAGGCCTCACGATCCTCTTTACCATTCCGATCTATGACCGCATCTTCGTCCCTGCGGCAAGAAAATTAACCGGACACCGCTCTGGTATAACTATGCTACAACGGATTGGCATTGGCCTGTTCTTGTCTATAGTTGAAATGGTAGTAGCAGCTCAAGTAGAGGCTAAAAGGGTTGGCATTGCAAGAGAGCACGGTCTAATGGACACCCCAAAAGCAACAATCCCGATGAGTGTCTGGTGGATACTCCCACAGTACATGATCAGCGGAATATCAGATGTGTTCACTGTCGTTGGATTGCAGGAACTGTTCTACGATCAAATGCCGGAATCGATGAGAAGCCTCGGAGCTGCAGCCCATATAAGTGTGATCGGAGTTGGGAGCTTTATCAACACTGCTATTATAACTGCGGTGCAGGCCATTACAGCAAGGTCCATTGGCATTTTACTTGGTGACAATCTAAACCGTGCCCATGTTGACTACTTCTACTGGGTGATGGCAGCATTGAGTGCTTTAAATTTTTGTGTTTACTTGTGGATTGCTAGTGGTTTTGTGTACAAAAAAGTTGAAGGTGAGGAGGAACCACGATAG
- the LOC133701240 gene encoding two-component response regulator ORR9-like produces MATLATLATLATETQFHVLAVDDSLIDRKLIERLLKTSSYQVTAVDSGSKALEFLGLNGDDEQRDSNPSPVSPDHHHQHIEINMIITDYCMPGMTGYDLLKKIKESKYFKDIPVVIMSSENVPSRINRCLEEGAEEFFLKPVQLSDVNKLRPHLMKGRCKEEDQPNNKRKGMEEIVNSPGRTRSRYNEGLEVVLSQ; encoded by the exons ATGGCTACTTTGGCAACTTTGGCAACTTTGGCTACCGAGACTCAGTTTCATGTTCTGGCTGTTGATGATAGCCTTATTGACAGAAAGTTGATTGAAAGGCTCCTCAAAACCTCTTCTTATCAGG TCACAGCAGTGGATTCAGGAAGCAAGGCCTTGGAGTTTTTGGGTTTGAACGGGGATGATGAGCAGAGAGATTCCAACCCTTCCCCTGTTTCCCCTgaccatcatcatcaacacattGAAATTAACATGATCATTACAGATTACTGTATGCCAGGAATGACAGGCTACGATCTCCTAAAAAAGATCAAG GAATCCAAGTATTTCAAGGATATCCCAGTTGTGATCATGTCCTCAGAGAATGTCCCCTCAAGAATCAATAG ATGCTTAGAAGAAGGAGCAGAAGAGTTCTTCTTGAAGCCAGTTCAACTATCCGATGTCAACAAACTTAGACCCCATCTAATGAAGGGAAGATGCAAGGAAGAAGATCAACCTaacaacaaaaggaaaggcatgGAAGAAATTGTCAACTCTCCTGGCAGAACAAGATCAAGATACAACGAGGGCTTGGAAGTGGTCTTATCCCAATAG